The Caldicellulosiruptor changbaiensis genome has a segment encoding these proteins:
- a CDS encoding methylated-DNA--[protein]-cysteine S-methyltransferase produces MKISIGYLPSPLGLIKIAGQDDSIVSVEFVSHKDEKELISPVVKEAILQLEEYFEGKKTTFELKLQLQGTEFQKRVWNELIKVPFRSVISYRELAEKVGKPQGARAVGNAVGKNPAVIIVPCHRVVKSDLSLGGFSGGLEKKIWLLSHEGWKIENGLLRK; encoded by the coding sequence TTGAAAATATCTATTGGCTATCTGCCATCTCCACTTGGGCTCATAAAAATTGCAGGGCAAGACGATAGCATAGTATCAGTGGAGTTTGTTTCACACAAAGATGAAAAAGAGCTAATTAGCCCTGTTGTAAAGGAAGCTATTTTGCAACTAGAAGAGTACTTTGAAGGCAAGAAAACCACTTTTGAGCTAAAGCTTCAGCTGCAGGGGACGGAGTTTCAAAAAAGAGTTTGGAATGAACTTATAAAAGTTCCATTTAGAAGTGTAATTTCTTACAGAGAGCTTGCAGAAAAAGTTGGAAAACCACAGGGCGCAAGAGCTGTTGGAAATGCTGTTGGCAAAAATCCAGCTGTGATAATTGTTCCATGCCATCGGGTGGTCAAGTCAGATTTGTCCTTAGGTGGGTTTAGCGGTGGGCTTGAAAAAAAGATTTGGCTACTTTCACATGAGGGATGGAAAATAGAAAACGGGCTTTTGAGAAAGTGA
- a CDS encoding GH1 family beta-glucosidase yields MSFPKGFLWGAATASYQIEGAWNEDGKGESIWDRFSHQKGNILYGHTGDVACDHYHRFEEDVSLMKELGLKAYRFSIAWARIFPDGYGTVNQKGLEFYDRLINKLFENGIEPVVTIYHWDLPQKLQDIGGWANKEIVNHYFEYAMLLINRYKAKVKKWITFNEPYCIAFLGHWHGVHAPGIKDFKVAMDVVHNIMLSHFKVVKAVKENNIDVEVGITLNLTPVYLQTERLGYKVSEIEREMVNLSSQLDNELFLDPVLKGNYPQKLLNYLVQKDLLEAQKAEKMLKEVKENFIFPDFLGINYYTRAVRLYDENSSWIFPIRWEHPAGEYTEMGWEVFPQGLFDLLMWIKENYPQIPIYITENGAAYNDKVEDGRVHDQKRVEYLKQHFEAARKAIENGVDLRGYFVWSLMDNLEWAMGYTKRFGIIYVDYETQKRIKKDSFYFYQQYIKENS; encoded by the coding sequence ATGAGTTTTCCAAAAGGATTTCTGTGGGGTGCTGCAACCGCATCATATCAGATTGAAGGTGCATGGAACGAAGATGGAAAAGGCGAGTCTATTTGGGACAGGTTTTCTCATCAAAAAGGAAATATTCTATACGGCCATACAGGCGATGTTGCGTGTGACCATTACCACAGGTTCGAAGAAGATGTCTCTCTTATGAAAGAGCTTGGGCTTAAAGCCTACAGGTTTTCTATTGCATGGGCAAGAATCTTTCCAGATGGCTATGGTACTGTGAATCAGAAAGGTCTTGAGTTTTATGATAGACTCATCAACAAGCTTTTTGAAAACGGTATCGAACCTGTTGTCACCATTTATCACTGGGATCTTCCTCAAAAGCTACAAGACATTGGCGGTTGGGCAAACAAGGAAATTGTAAACCATTATTTTGAATATGCAATGCTTCTTATAAACCGCTACAAGGCTAAAGTAAAAAAATGGATAACATTTAATGAACCTTATTGTATTGCCTTTTTGGGTCATTGGCATGGAGTTCACGCACCAGGAATAAAAGATTTTAAAGTTGCGATGGATGTTGTGCACAACATTATGCTTTCTCATTTTAAGGTTGTAAAAGCTGTAAAGGAAAACAATATTGATGTTGAAGTAGGAATTACATTGAATTTAACCCCAGTCTATCTTCAGACAGAGAGGCTTGGATATAAGGTAAGCGAAATTGAAAGAGAAATGGTAAACCTCAGCAGCCAGCTTGACAATGAACTTTTCCTTGATCCAGTACTCAAAGGAAACTATCCACAAAAGCTCCTAAATTATCTTGTTCAAAAAGATTTGTTGGAAGCTCAAAAAGCCGAAAAGATGCTCAAGGAGGTAAAAGAAAATTTCATCTTCCCTGATTTTCTTGGTATCAACTACTACACACGTGCTGTTAGGCTTTACGATGAAAATTCTTCTTGGATATTCCCAATAAGATGGGAACATCCTGCAGGAGAATACACTGAAATGGGCTGGGAAGTGTTCCCGCAAGGGCTTTTTGACCTTTTGATGTGGATTAAAGAAAATTATCCACAAATTCCAATTTATATAACAGAAAACGGTGCTGCCTATAACGACAAGGTAGAAGATGGAAGGGTTCATGACCAAAAGAGAGTGGAGTATTTAAAACAGCATTTTGAGGCAGCAAGAAAAGCAATTGAAAATGGAGTAGATTTGCGAGGCTATTTTGTATGGTCTCTGATGGACAATCTTGAATGGGCAATGGGGTATACAAAAAGATTTGGAATTATATATGTGGATTATGAAACTCAAAAAAGGATTAAAAAAGACAGCTTCTATTTTTATCAGCAGTATATAAAGGAAAATTCATAA